A window of the Henckelia pumila isolate YLH828 chromosome 3, ASM3356847v2, whole genome shotgun sequence genome harbors these coding sequences:
- the LOC140891037 gene encoding putative clathrin assembly protein At5g57200 isoform X3: MESFRKAYGALKDSTKIGLATIKSDFKDLDIAIIKATNHDECPPKERHVRKILVAVSVSRPRADVAYCIYALSRRLAKTRNWIVAIKTLIVFHRTLREADPSFREEILRYSQRRNLFHVSKFKDFSTWDCSVWVRTYGLFLEERLECFRTLNYDVETDEVPKSVVAESYQSCGKVQMMKDGELLRKLPALQQLLHRTVDCQPQGVASHNFLVQYAAALVLKESFKIYCTISDGITKLIAKFFKMPKNDAIRVLDIYRRSAHHTELLVDFYKFCKTLALARTSQFPVLRQLPPSFLETMEKYVKEAPLLRSVPSNKQLEYRVTEAVPQKSKGMGREEIRQGFENDLKKPEFINHEIGTPTLISSKEPTDLIASDRLNPKAVALDQSNALALAIIESDDNPRSANDMIETGSGWELALVTAPSNMNSTQATDSRMAGGFDKLLLDSLYEDNVARRQIELHRAGYSSCQEYETTTRNTLTRYNPFDTWNDVEPRGDLQSSMMPQLDQQMFFHDQDSSRMMLPWNPYAASQQTRDPSAFGGPFIVSSGMGNHALL; the protein is encoded by the exons ATGGAAAGCTTTCGCAAGGCCTATGGGGCTCTTAAAGACTCCACAAAGATTGGTCTTGCAACGATCAAAAGTGACTTTAAG GATTTGGACATTGCAATTATAAAGGCAACGAATCACGATGAATGTCCTCCGAAAGAACGACATGTTAGAA AAATACTTGTTGCAGTATCGGTATCGCGTCCTAGAGCCGACGTTGCCTATTGTATTTATGCACTGTCAAGAAGATTGGCAAAGACACGTAATTGGATT GTCGCGATAAAGACTTTGATTGTTTTCCATAGGACGTTAAGAGAGGCAGATCCAAGCTTCAGAGAGGAAATACTGCGCTACTCGCAGAGAAGAAATTTATTCCATGTTTCCAAGTTCAAGGATTTCTCAA CTTGGGATTGCTCGGTTTGGGTACGAACATACGGACTCTTTCTTGAGGAAAGACTCGAATGTTTCAGGACATTGAATTACGACGTAGAAACTGATGAGGTACCAAAATCAGTTGTTGCAGAATCCTAT CAGTCATGTGGTAAGGTACAGATGATGAAGGACGGTGAACTATTGAGGAAGTTACCTGCATTGCAACAGCTTCTTCATCGTACAGTGGATTGCCAG CCTCAGGGAGTCGCGAGCCATAATTTTCTCGTCCAATATGCGGCGGCCCTG GTTTTGAAAGAGAGCTTCAAAATTTACTGCACTATCAGCGATGGGATCACGAAACTTATTGCGAAG TTTTTCAAAATGCCAAAGAACGACGCTATTCGAGTTCTTGATATTTACAGAAGATCTGCACATCAT ACAGAACTTTTAGTAGATTTTTATAAATTCTGCAAAACTTTGGCTCTTGCTCGGACATCTCAGTTTCCGGTACTGAGACAG CTTCCACCGTCATTTCTTGAAACTATGGAGAAATATGTTAAGGAAGCACCTCTGTTACGTTCTGTACCGTCAAATAAACAACTG GAGTACCGAGTGACAGAAGCAGTACCACAGAAATCCAAAGGTATGGGTCGAGAAGAGATTAGACAAGGATTCGAGAACGACTTAAAGAAGCCTGAGTTTATAAATCATGAAATAGGAACTCCAACCTTAATATCTTCTAAGGAGCCCACTGATCTTATT GCTTCGGACCGGTTAAATCCGAAAGCCGTGGCATTAGACCAAAGCAATGCATTGGCTCTTGCAATAATTGAATCAG ACGATAATCCACGATCAGCCAATGATATGATCGAAACCGGATCCGGGTGGGAGTTGGCATTAGTCACAGCACCAAGCAACATGAACAGCACCCAAGCGACCGATTCTAGAATG GCTGGGGGATTCGACAAGCTTCTACTGGATAGCTTGTATGAAGACAACGTTGCACGGAGACAGATAGAGCTGCATCGTGCAGGATACAGTTCGTGCCAAGAATACGAGACAACTACACGAAACACACTGACTCGATACAACCCTTTTGACACATGGAACGACGTTGAACCTCGCGGTGACTTGCAGTCGTCAATGATGCCCCAACTTGATCAGCAAATGTTTTTTCATGATCAGGACAGTAGTAGGATGATGTTACCTTGGAATCCGTATGCGGCGTCGCAACAAACGAGGGATCCAAGTGCATTTGGTGGTCCGTTTATCGTTTCAAGTGGAATGGGAAATCATGCATTACTTTAG
- the LOC140891037 gene encoding putative clathrin assembly protein At5g57200 isoform X4, which produces MESFRKAYGALKDSTKIGLATIKSDFKDLDIAIIKATNHDECPPKERHVRKILVAVSVSRPRADVAYCIYALSRRLAKTRNWIVAIKTLIVFHRTLREADPSFREEILRYSQRRNLFHVSKFKDFSSILAWDCSVWVRTYGLFLEERLECFRTLNYDVETDEQSCGKVQMMKDGELLRKLPALQQLLHRTVDCQPQGVASHNFLVQYAAALVLKESFKIYCTISDGITKLIAKFFKMPKNDAIRVLDIYRRSAHHTELLVDFYKFCKTLALARTSQFPVLRQLPPSFLETMEKYVKEAPLLRSVPSNKQLEYRVTEAVPQKSKGMGREEIRQGFENDLKKPEFINHEIGTPTLISSKEPTDLIASDRLNPKAVALDQSNALALAIIESDDNPRSANDMIETGSGWELALVTAPSNMNSTQATDSRMAGGFDKLLLDSLYEDNVARRQIELHRAGYSSCQEYETTTRNTLTRYNPFDTWNDVEPRGDLQSSMMPQLDQQMFFHDQDSSRMMLPWNPYAASQQTRDPSAFGGPFIVSSGMGNHALL; this is translated from the exons ATGGAAAGCTTTCGCAAGGCCTATGGGGCTCTTAAAGACTCCACAAAGATTGGTCTTGCAACGATCAAAAGTGACTTTAAG GATTTGGACATTGCAATTATAAAGGCAACGAATCACGATGAATGTCCTCCGAAAGAACGACATGTTAGAA AAATACTTGTTGCAGTATCGGTATCGCGTCCTAGAGCCGACGTTGCCTATTGTATTTATGCACTGTCAAGAAGATTGGCAAAGACACGTAATTGGATT GTCGCGATAAAGACTTTGATTGTTTTCCATAGGACGTTAAGAGAGGCAGATCCAAGCTTCAGAGAGGAAATACTGCGCTACTCGCAGAGAAGAAATTTATTCCATGTTTCCAAGTTCAAGGATTTCTCAAGTATTTTAG CTTGGGATTGCTCGGTTTGGGTACGAACATACGGACTCTTTCTTGAGGAAAGACTCGAATGTTTCAGGACATTGAATTACGACGTAGAAACTGATGAG CAGTCATGTGGTAAGGTACAGATGATGAAGGACGGTGAACTATTGAGGAAGTTACCTGCATTGCAACAGCTTCTTCATCGTACAGTGGATTGCCAG CCTCAGGGAGTCGCGAGCCATAATTTTCTCGTCCAATATGCGGCGGCCCTG GTTTTGAAAGAGAGCTTCAAAATTTACTGCACTATCAGCGATGGGATCACGAAACTTATTGCGAAG TTTTTCAAAATGCCAAAGAACGACGCTATTCGAGTTCTTGATATTTACAGAAGATCTGCACATCAT ACAGAACTTTTAGTAGATTTTTATAAATTCTGCAAAACTTTGGCTCTTGCTCGGACATCTCAGTTTCCGGTACTGAGACAG CTTCCACCGTCATTTCTTGAAACTATGGAGAAATATGTTAAGGAAGCACCTCTGTTACGTTCTGTACCGTCAAATAAACAACTG GAGTACCGAGTGACAGAAGCAGTACCACAGAAATCCAAAGGTATGGGTCGAGAAGAGATTAGACAAGGATTCGAGAACGACTTAAAGAAGCCTGAGTTTATAAATCATGAAATAGGAACTCCAACCTTAATATCTTCTAAGGAGCCCACTGATCTTATT GCTTCGGACCGGTTAAATCCGAAAGCCGTGGCATTAGACCAAAGCAATGCATTGGCTCTTGCAATAATTGAATCAG ACGATAATCCACGATCAGCCAATGATATGATCGAAACCGGATCCGGGTGGGAGTTGGCATTAGTCACAGCACCAAGCAACATGAACAGCACCCAAGCGACCGATTCTAGAATG GCTGGGGGATTCGACAAGCTTCTACTGGATAGCTTGTATGAAGACAACGTTGCACGGAGACAGATAGAGCTGCATCGTGCAGGATACAGTTCGTGCCAAGAATACGAGACAACTACACGAAACACACTGACTCGATACAACCCTTTTGACACATGGAACGACGTTGAACCTCGCGGTGACTTGCAGTCGTCAATGATGCCCCAACTTGATCAGCAAATGTTTTTTCATGATCAGGACAGTAGTAGGATGATGTTACCTTGGAATCCGTATGCGGCGTCGCAACAAACGAGGGATCCAAGTGCATTTGGTGGTCCGTTTATCGTTTCAAGTGGAATGGGAAATCATGCATTACTTTAG
- the LOC140891037 gene encoding putative clathrin assembly protein At5g57200 isoform X5, whose translation MESFRKAYGALKDSTKIGLATIKSDFKDLDIAIIKATNHDECPPKERHVRKILVAVSVSRPRADVAYCIYALSRRLAKTRNWIVAIKTLIVFHRTLREADPSFREEILRYSQRRNLFHVSKFKDFSSILAWDCSVWVRTYGLFLEERLECFRTLNYDVETDESCGKVQMMKDGELLRKLPALQQLLHRTVDCQPQGVASHNFLVQYAAALVLKESFKIYCTISDGITKLIAKFFKMPKNDAIRVLDIYRRSAHHTELLVDFYKFCKTLALARTSQFPVLRQLPPSFLETMEKYVKEAPLLRSVPSNKQLEYRVTEAVPQKSKGMGREEIRQGFENDLKKPEFINHEIGTPTLISSKEPTDLIASDRLNPKAVALDQSNALALAIIESDDNPRSANDMIETGSGWELALVTAPSNMNSTQATDSRMAGGFDKLLLDSLYEDNVARRQIELHRAGYSSCQEYETTTRNTLTRYNPFDTWNDVEPRGDLQSSMMPQLDQQMFFHDQDSSRMMLPWNPYAASQQTRDPSAFGGPFIVSSGMGNHALL comes from the exons ATGGAAAGCTTTCGCAAGGCCTATGGGGCTCTTAAAGACTCCACAAAGATTGGTCTTGCAACGATCAAAAGTGACTTTAAG GATTTGGACATTGCAATTATAAAGGCAACGAATCACGATGAATGTCCTCCGAAAGAACGACATGTTAGAA AAATACTTGTTGCAGTATCGGTATCGCGTCCTAGAGCCGACGTTGCCTATTGTATTTATGCACTGTCAAGAAGATTGGCAAAGACACGTAATTGGATT GTCGCGATAAAGACTTTGATTGTTTTCCATAGGACGTTAAGAGAGGCAGATCCAAGCTTCAGAGAGGAAATACTGCGCTACTCGCAGAGAAGAAATTTATTCCATGTTTCCAAGTTCAAGGATTTCTCAAGTATTTTAG CTTGGGATTGCTCGGTTTGGGTACGAACATACGGACTCTTTCTTGAGGAAAGACTCGAATGTTTCAGGACATTGAATTACGACGTAGAAACTGATGAG TCATGTGGTAAGGTACAGATGATGAAGGACGGTGAACTATTGAGGAAGTTACCTGCATTGCAACAGCTTCTTCATCGTACAGTGGATTGCCAG CCTCAGGGAGTCGCGAGCCATAATTTTCTCGTCCAATATGCGGCGGCCCTG GTTTTGAAAGAGAGCTTCAAAATTTACTGCACTATCAGCGATGGGATCACGAAACTTATTGCGAAG TTTTTCAAAATGCCAAAGAACGACGCTATTCGAGTTCTTGATATTTACAGAAGATCTGCACATCAT ACAGAACTTTTAGTAGATTTTTATAAATTCTGCAAAACTTTGGCTCTTGCTCGGACATCTCAGTTTCCGGTACTGAGACAG CTTCCACCGTCATTTCTTGAAACTATGGAGAAATATGTTAAGGAAGCACCTCTGTTACGTTCTGTACCGTCAAATAAACAACTG GAGTACCGAGTGACAGAAGCAGTACCACAGAAATCCAAAGGTATGGGTCGAGAAGAGATTAGACAAGGATTCGAGAACGACTTAAAGAAGCCTGAGTTTATAAATCATGAAATAGGAACTCCAACCTTAATATCTTCTAAGGAGCCCACTGATCTTATT GCTTCGGACCGGTTAAATCCGAAAGCCGTGGCATTAGACCAAAGCAATGCATTGGCTCTTGCAATAATTGAATCAG ACGATAATCCACGATCAGCCAATGATATGATCGAAACCGGATCCGGGTGGGAGTTGGCATTAGTCACAGCACCAAGCAACATGAACAGCACCCAAGCGACCGATTCTAGAATG GCTGGGGGATTCGACAAGCTTCTACTGGATAGCTTGTATGAAGACAACGTTGCACGGAGACAGATAGAGCTGCATCGTGCAGGATACAGTTCGTGCCAAGAATACGAGACAACTACACGAAACACACTGACTCGATACAACCCTTTTGACACATGGAACGACGTTGAACCTCGCGGTGACTTGCAGTCGTCAATGATGCCCCAACTTGATCAGCAAATGTTTTTTCATGATCAGGACAGTAGTAGGATGATGTTACCTTGGAATCCGTATGCGGCGTCGCAACAAACGAGGGATCCAAGTGCATTTGGTGGTCCGTTTATCGTTTCAAGTGGAATGGGAAATCATGCATTACTTTAG
- the LOC140891037 gene encoding putative clathrin assembly protein At5g57200 isoform X6: MESFRKAYGALKDSTKIGLATIKSDFKDLDIAIIKATNHDECPPKERHVRKILVAVSVSRPRADVAYCIYALSRRLAKTRNWIVAIKTLIVFHRTLREADPSFREEILRYSQRRNLFHVSKFKDFSTWDCSVWVRTYGLFLEERLECFRTLNYDVETDESCGKVQMMKDGELLRKLPALQQLLHRTVDCQPQGVASHNFLVQYAAALVLKESFKIYCTISDGITKLIAKFFKMPKNDAIRVLDIYRRSAHHTELLVDFYKFCKTLALARTSQFPVLRQLPPSFLETMEKYVKEAPLLRSVPSNKQLEYRVTEAVPQKSKGMGREEIRQGFENDLKKPEFINHEIGTPTLISSKEPTDLIASDRLNPKAVALDQSNALALAIIESDDNPRSANDMIETGSGWELALVTAPSNMNSTQATDSRMAGGFDKLLLDSLYEDNVARRQIELHRAGYSSCQEYETTTRNTLTRYNPFDTWNDVEPRGDLQSSMMPQLDQQMFFHDQDSSRMMLPWNPYAASQQTRDPSAFGGPFIVSSGMGNHALL; encoded by the exons ATGGAAAGCTTTCGCAAGGCCTATGGGGCTCTTAAAGACTCCACAAAGATTGGTCTTGCAACGATCAAAAGTGACTTTAAG GATTTGGACATTGCAATTATAAAGGCAACGAATCACGATGAATGTCCTCCGAAAGAACGACATGTTAGAA AAATACTTGTTGCAGTATCGGTATCGCGTCCTAGAGCCGACGTTGCCTATTGTATTTATGCACTGTCAAGAAGATTGGCAAAGACACGTAATTGGATT GTCGCGATAAAGACTTTGATTGTTTTCCATAGGACGTTAAGAGAGGCAGATCCAAGCTTCAGAGAGGAAATACTGCGCTACTCGCAGAGAAGAAATTTATTCCATGTTTCCAAGTTCAAGGATTTCTCAA CTTGGGATTGCTCGGTTTGGGTACGAACATACGGACTCTTTCTTGAGGAAAGACTCGAATGTTTCAGGACATTGAATTACGACGTAGAAACTGATGAG TCATGTGGTAAGGTACAGATGATGAAGGACGGTGAACTATTGAGGAAGTTACCTGCATTGCAACAGCTTCTTCATCGTACAGTGGATTGCCAG CCTCAGGGAGTCGCGAGCCATAATTTTCTCGTCCAATATGCGGCGGCCCTG GTTTTGAAAGAGAGCTTCAAAATTTACTGCACTATCAGCGATGGGATCACGAAACTTATTGCGAAG TTTTTCAAAATGCCAAAGAACGACGCTATTCGAGTTCTTGATATTTACAGAAGATCTGCACATCAT ACAGAACTTTTAGTAGATTTTTATAAATTCTGCAAAACTTTGGCTCTTGCTCGGACATCTCAGTTTCCGGTACTGAGACAG CTTCCACCGTCATTTCTTGAAACTATGGAGAAATATGTTAAGGAAGCACCTCTGTTACGTTCTGTACCGTCAAATAAACAACTG GAGTACCGAGTGACAGAAGCAGTACCACAGAAATCCAAAGGTATGGGTCGAGAAGAGATTAGACAAGGATTCGAGAACGACTTAAAGAAGCCTGAGTTTATAAATCATGAAATAGGAACTCCAACCTTAATATCTTCTAAGGAGCCCACTGATCTTATT GCTTCGGACCGGTTAAATCCGAAAGCCGTGGCATTAGACCAAAGCAATGCATTGGCTCTTGCAATAATTGAATCAG ACGATAATCCACGATCAGCCAATGATATGATCGAAACCGGATCCGGGTGGGAGTTGGCATTAGTCACAGCACCAAGCAACATGAACAGCACCCAAGCGACCGATTCTAGAATG GCTGGGGGATTCGACAAGCTTCTACTGGATAGCTTGTATGAAGACAACGTTGCACGGAGACAGATAGAGCTGCATCGTGCAGGATACAGTTCGTGCCAAGAATACGAGACAACTACACGAAACACACTGACTCGATACAACCCTTTTGACACATGGAACGACGTTGAACCTCGCGGTGACTTGCAGTCGTCAATGATGCCCCAACTTGATCAGCAAATGTTTTTTCATGATCAGGACAGTAGTAGGATGATGTTACCTTGGAATCCGTATGCGGCGTCGCAACAAACGAGGGATCCAAGTGCATTTGGTGGTCCGTTTATCGTTTCAAGTGGAATGGGAAATCATGCATTACTTTAG
- the LOC140891037 gene encoding putative clathrin assembly protein At5g57200 isoform X1, whose translation MESFRKAYGALKDSTKIGLATIKSDFKDLDIAIIKATNHDECPPKERHVRKILVAVSVSRPRADVAYCIYALSRRLAKTRNWIVAIKTLIVFHRTLREADPSFREEILRYSQRRNLFHVSKFKDFSSILAWDCSVWVRTYGLFLEERLECFRTLNYDVETDEVPKSVVAESYQSCGKVQMMKDGELLRKLPALQQLLHRTVDCQPQGVASHNFLVQYAAALVLKESFKIYCTISDGITKLIAKFFKMPKNDAIRVLDIYRRSAHHTELLVDFYKFCKTLALARTSQFPVLRQLPPSFLETMEKYVKEAPLLRSVPSNKQLEYRVTEAVPQKSKGMGREEIRQGFENDLKKPEFINHEIGTPTLISSKEPTDLIASDRLNPKAVALDQSNALALAIIESDDNPRSANDMIETGSGWELALVTAPSNMNSTQATDSRMAGGFDKLLLDSLYEDNVARRQIELHRAGYSSCQEYETTTRNTLTRYNPFDTWNDVEPRGDLQSSMMPQLDQQMFFHDQDSSRMMLPWNPYAASQQTRDPSAFGGPFIVSSGMGNHALL comes from the exons ATGGAAAGCTTTCGCAAGGCCTATGGGGCTCTTAAAGACTCCACAAAGATTGGTCTTGCAACGATCAAAAGTGACTTTAAG GATTTGGACATTGCAATTATAAAGGCAACGAATCACGATGAATGTCCTCCGAAAGAACGACATGTTAGAA AAATACTTGTTGCAGTATCGGTATCGCGTCCTAGAGCCGACGTTGCCTATTGTATTTATGCACTGTCAAGAAGATTGGCAAAGACACGTAATTGGATT GTCGCGATAAAGACTTTGATTGTTTTCCATAGGACGTTAAGAGAGGCAGATCCAAGCTTCAGAGAGGAAATACTGCGCTACTCGCAGAGAAGAAATTTATTCCATGTTTCCAAGTTCAAGGATTTCTCAAGTATTTTAG CTTGGGATTGCTCGGTTTGGGTACGAACATACGGACTCTTTCTTGAGGAAAGACTCGAATGTTTCAGGACATTGAATTACGACGTAGAAACTGATGAGGTACCAAAATCAGTTGTTGCAGAATCCTAT CAGTCATGTGGTAAGGTACAGATGATGAAGGACGGTGAACTATTGAGGAAGTTACCTGCATTGCAACAGCTTCTTCATCGTACAGTGGATTGCCAG CCTCAGGGAGTCGCGAGCCATAATTTTCTCGTCCAATATGCGGCGGCCCTG GTTTTGAAAGAGAGCTTCAAAATTTACTGCACTATCAGCGATGGGATCACGAAACTTATTGCGAAG TTTTTCAAAATGCCAAAGAACGACGCTATTCGAGTTCTTGATATTTACAGAAGATCTGCACATCAT ACAGAACTTTTAGTAGATTTTTATAAATTCTGCAAAACTTTGGCTCTTGCTCGGACATCTCAGTTTCCGGTACTGAGACAG CTTCCACCGTCATTTCTTGAAACTATGGAGAAATATGTTAAGGAAGCACCTCTGTTACGTTCTGTACCGTCAAATAAACAACTG GAGTACCGAGTGACAGAAGCAGTACCACAGAAATCCAAAGGTATGGGTCGAGAAGAGATTAGACAAGGATTCGAGAACGACTTAAAGAAGCCTGAGTTTATAAATCATGAAATAGGAACTCCAACCTTAATATCTTCTAAGGAGCCCACTGATCTTATT GCTTCGGACCGGTTAAATCCGAAAGCCGTGGCATTAGACCAAAGCAATGCATTGGCTCTTGCAATAATTGAATCAG ACGATAATCCACGATCAGCCAATGATATGATCGAAACCGGATCCGGGTGGGAGTTGGCATTAGTCACAGCACCAAGCAACATGAACAGCACCCAAGCGACCGATTCTAGAATG GCTGGGGGATTCGACAAGCTTCTACTGGATAGCTTGTATGAAGACAACGTTGCACGGAGACAGATAGAGCTGCATCGTGCAGGATACAGTTCGTGCCAAGAATACGAGACAACTACACGAAACACACTGACTCGATACAACCCTTTTGACACATGGAACGACGTTGAACCTCGCGGTGACTTGCAGTCGTCAATGATGCCCCAACTTGATCAGCAAATGTTTTTTCATGATCAGGACAGTAGTAGGATGATGTTACCTTGGAATCCGTATGCGGCGTCGCAACAAACGAGGGATCCAAGTGCATTTGGTGGTCCGTTTATCGTTTCAAGTGGAATGGGAAATCATGCATTACTTTAG
- the LOC140891037 gene encoding putative clathrin assembly protein At5g57200 isoform X2 has translation MESFRKAYGALKDSTKIGLATIKSDFKDLDIAIIKATNHDECPPKERHVRKILVAVSVSRPRADVAYCIYALSRRLAKTRNWIVAIKTLIVFHRTLREADPSFREEILRYSQRRNLFHVSKFKDFSSILAWDCSVWVRTYGLFLEERLECFRTLNYDVETDEVPKSVVAESYSCGKVQMMKDGELLRKLPALQQLLHRTVDCQPQGVASHNFLVQYAAALVLKESFKIYCTISDGITKLIAKFFKMPKNDAIRVLDIYRRSAHHTELLVDFYKFCKTLALARTSQFPVLRQLPPSFLETMEKYVKEAPLLRSVPSNKQLEYRVTEAVPQKSKGMGREEIRQGFENDLKKPEFINHEIGTPTLISSKEPTDLIASDRLNPKAVALDQSNALALAIIESDDNPRSANDMIETGSGWELALVTAPSNMNSTQATDSRMAGGFDKLLLDSLYEDNVARRQIELHRAGYSSCQEYETTTRNTLTRYNPFDTWNDVEPRGDLQSSMMPQLDQQMFFHDQDSSRMMLPWNPYAASQQTRDPSAFGGPFIVSSGMGNHALL, from the exons ATGGAAAGCTTTCGCAAGGCCTATGGGGCTCTTAAAGACTCCACAAAGATTGGTCTTGCAACGATCAAAAGTGACTTTAAG GATTTGGACATTGCAATTATAAAGGCAACGAATCACGATGAATGTCCTCCGAAAGAACGACATGTTAGAA AAATACTTGTTGCAGTATCGGTATCGCGTCCTAGAGCCGACGTTGCCTATTGTATTTATGCACTGTCAAGAAGATTGGCAAAGACACGTAATTGGATT GTCGCGATAAAGACTTTGATTGTTTTCCATAGGACGTTAAGAGAGGCAGATCCAAGCTTCAGAGAGGAAATACTGCGCTACTCGCAGAGAAGAAATTTATTCCATGTTTCCAAGTTCAAGGATTTCTCAAGTATTTTAG CTTGGGATTGCTCGGTTTGGGTACGAACATACGGACTCTTTCTTGAGGAAAGACTCGAATGTTTCAGGACATTGAATTACGACGTAGAAACTGATGAGGTACCAAAATCAGTTGTTGCAGAATCCTAT TCATGTGGTAAGGTACAGATGATGAAGGACGGTGAACTATTGAGGAAGTTACCTGCATTGCAACAGCTTCTTCATCGTACAGTGGATTGCCAG CCTCAGGGAGTCGCGAGCCATAATTTTCTCGTCCAATATGCGGCGGCCCTG GTTTTGAAAGAGAGCTTCAAAATTTACTGCACTATCAGCGATGGGATCACGAAACTTATTGCGAAG TTTTTCAAAATGCCAAAGAACGACGCTATTCGAGTTCTTGATATTTACAGAAGATCTGCACATCAT ACAGAACTTTTAGTAGATTTTTATAAATTCTGCAAAACTTTGGCTCTTGCTCGGACATCTCAGTTTCCGGTACTGAGACAG CTTCCACCGTCATTTCTTGAAACTATGGAGAAATATGTTAAGGAAGCACCTCTGTTACGTTCTGTACCGTCAAATAAACAACTG GAGTACCGAGTGACAGAAGCAGTACCACAGAAATCCAAAGGTATGGGTCGAGAAGAGATTAGACAAGGATTCGAGAACGACTTAAAGAAGCCTGAGTTTATAAATCATGAAATAGGAACTCCAACCTTAATATCTTCTAAGGAGCCCACTGATCTTATT GCTTCGGACCGGTTAAATCCGAAAGCCGTGGCATTAGACCAAAGCAATGCATTGGCTCTTGCAATAATTGAATCAG ACGATAATCCACGATCAGCCAATGATATGATCGAAACCGGATCCGGGTGGGAGTTGGCATTAGTCACAGCACCAAGCAACATGAACAGCACCCAAGCGACCGATTCTAGAATG GCTGGGGGATTCGACAAGCTTCTACTGGATAGCTTGTATGAAGACAACGTTGCACGGAGACAGATAGAGCTGCATCGTGCAGGATACAGTTCGTGCCAAGAATACGAGACAACTACACGAAACACACTGACTCGATACAACCCTTTTGACACATGGAACGACGTTGAACCTCGCGGTGACTTGCAGTCGTCAATGATGCCCCAACTTGATCAGCAAATGTTTTTTCATGATCAGGACAGTAGTAGGATGATGTTACCTTGGAATCCGTATGCGGCGTCGCAACAAACGAGGGATCCAAGTGCATTTGGTGGTCCGTTTATCGTTTCAAGTGGAATGGGAAATCATGCATTACTTTAG